In the Leifsonia sp. 466MF genome, one interval contains:
- a CDS encoding MarR family winged helix-turn-helix transcriptional regulator produces the protein MSQDGAGVDLETSLGYLLKEASSTLRAAMEDVLRPLGMTITHYSCLELLSQRPGLSNSELARGTFVTRQSMNVLLQALEREGDVTRPSEAPVGKVLPTRLTARGRRRLEQASAAVRSVEVRMLSGLTETEQAAARRILRSMIASLRGERSGDDSGKPRSVS, from the coding sequence ATGAGTCAAGACGGAGCCGGCGTGGACCTCGAGACGTCGCTGGGCTACCTGCTCAAAGAGGCGTCGAGCACGCTGCGCGCGGCCATGGAGGATGTCCTCCGCCCCCTCGGCATGACCATCACGCACTACTCGTGTCTGGAGCTGCTGTCGCAGCGGCCCGGCCTCTCGAACTCCGAACTCGCGCGCGGAACCTTCGTCACCCGCCAGTCGATGAACGTGCTCCTTCAGGCCCTGGAGCGGGAGGGGGACGTGACGCGCCCGTCGGAGGCACCCGTCGGGAAGGTCCTGCCCACCCGGCTCACCGCGCGCGGCCGTCGGCGCCTCGAGCAGGCGAGCGCGGCCGTGCGATCCGTGGAGGTCCGGATGCTCTCGGGACTCACGGAGACGGAGCAGGCGGCCGCCCGCCGCATCCTGCGGAGCATGATCGCGTCGCTCCGCGGCGAGCGCAGCGGCGACGACAGCGGCAAGCCCCGCAGCGTCAGCTGA
- a CDS encoding VOC family protein produces MPATGPDFLSLQVRDLDASQAFYERYLGLVRSHAGPPHAVVFDTTPIAFALRDLVPGTDLDAAAQPGIGAAIWLHATDVQDIHDALVDDGRTIVAAPIDGPFGRTFTFADPDGYHITLHDRV; encoded by the coding sequence ATGCCCGCCACCGGACCCGACTTCCTCTCCTTGCAGGTGCGTGACCTCGACGCATCCCAGGCCTTCTACGAGCGCTACCTCGGACTCGTCCGCTCGCATGCAGGGCCCCCGCACGCCGTGGTGTTCGACACGACGCCGATCGCGTTCGCGCTCCGCGACCTGGTGCCCGGCACCGACCTCGACGCGGCAGCGCAGCCCGGGATCGGCGCAGCGATCTGGCTCCACGCGACCGACGTCCAGGACATCCACGACGCGCTCGTCGACGACGGCCGCACGATCGTCGCCGCGCCCATCGACGGCCCGTTCGGCCGCACGTTCACGTTCGCCGACCCCGACGGCTACCACATCACGCTGCACGACCGCGTCTGA
- a CDS encoding enoyl-CoA hydratase/isomerase family protein, giving the protein MIDLDITDGIARITLGAPERLNALGPDDLRALDAAYADAEAAGVRALVLRGEGRAFCAGRDIAGVDPATDDVSGYLDGLVTPLLRRIAAFPAPTFAAAQGACLGVGLGLLIATDVVYVADDAKVGSPFAALGAALDSGGHWLLVSRLGPHRALDLIYSGRLISGAEAVAGGLFSRALPADALRHEVDAAAAAAASGATQAFLASKRIVSGLRDGSLDFWGSVAAENAAQAALRDTDDYREGFRAFQEKRKPGFTGH; this is encoded by the coding sequence GTGATCGACCTGGACATCACCGACGGGATCGCCCGCATCACGCTGGGCGCGCCCGAGCGGCTCAACGCGCTCGGCCCGGACGACCTCCGGGCGCTGGATGCGGCCTACGCAGACGCGGAGGCCGCCGGGGTGCGGGCGCTGGTGCTGCGCGGGGAGGGCCGCGCGTTCTGCGCCGGACGCGACATCGCGGGCGTCGACCCCGCGACCGACGACGTGAGCGGCTATCTGGACGGACTGGTGACGCCGCTGCTTCGGCGCATCGCGGCCTTCCCCGCGCCGACCTTCGCCGCCGCCCAGGGCGCCTGCCTGGGTGTCGGCCTCGGACTCCTGATCGCCACGGATGTCGTCTACGTCGCAGACGACGCGAAGGTCGGCTCCCCGTTCGCCGCCCTGGGGGCCGCCCTCGACTCCGGCGGCCACTGGCTGCTGGTCTCGCGACTCGGTCCGCACCGCGCGCTCGACCTCATCTACTCCGGACGGCTGATCTCGGGCGCGGAAGCCGTCGCGGGCGGCCTGTTCTCACGGGCGCTTCCCGCAGACGCCCTGCGCCACGAGGTGGATGCGGCGGCCGCGGCAGCCGCATCCGGCGCCACCCAGGCCTTCCTCGCGAGCAAGCGGATCGTCTCGGGTCTGCGCGACGGCTCCCTGGACTTCTGGGGTTCTGTCGCCGCCGAGAACGCCGCTCAGGCGGCCTTGCGCGACACCGACGACTACCGCGAGGGCTTCCGCGCCTTCCAGGAGAAGCGGAAGCCGGGCTTCACCGGCCACTGA
- the paaE gene encoding 1,2-phenylacetyl-CoA epoxidase subunit PaaE: MARARFHTLAVAEVRPLTAASVEVTFAVPEELRGEYDYLPGQHVALRAHVDGRELRRSYSLCRPPLPPTAEHAGRISVAIKRDLGGAFSTWATSELRPGDRIDVMSPQGTFTVDPSRVDGRHVVGIAAGSGITPLMALASSILAGSPTAQFTLVYTNRTAIDVMFLEELADLKDRYPSRLALHHVLSREQRSAPLLSGRIDEDRLRRMLDTLIPPATVDEWFLCGPFELVQLCRDVLETYGVERERIHFELFTTGDPVEPRGDAGRPVVVHDGERTAEIEFTLDGLSSTVTTPVDANESVLNAALRVRPDVPFACTGGVCGTCRARLVSGDVRMTENYALEPEELERGYVLTCQSHPLTDRVVVDYDV, from the coding sequence ATGGCGCGGGCACGGTTCCACACGCTCGCGGTCGCCGAGGTGCGGCCGCTGACGGCGGCGAGCGTCGAGGTCACCTTCGCGGTGCCCGAGGAGCTCCGGGGCGAGTACGACTACCTGCCCGGGCAGCACGTCGCGCTCCGCGCGCACGTCGACGGCCGGGAGCTGCGGCGCAGCTACTCGCTCTGCCGGCCGCCGCTGCCGCCGACCGCCGAACACGCCGGCCGCATCAGCGTCGCGATCAAGCGCGACCTGGGCGGCGCGTTCTCGACCTGGGCCACGAGCGAACTGCGACCGGGCGACCGGATCGACGTGATGAGCCCGCAGGGCACGTTCACCGTCGACCCGTCCCGCGTCGACGGCCGGCATGTCGTCGGCATCGCGGCGGGATCCGGCATCACCCCGTTGATGGCGCTCGCGAGCAGCATCCTCGCGGGCTCCCCCACCGCGCAGTTCACGCTCGTGTACACGAACCGCACGGCCATCGACGTCATGTTCCTGGAGGAGCTCGCCGATCTGAAGGACCGCTACCCGTCGCGACTCGCGCTGCACCACGTCCTCTCCCGCGAGCAGCGGTCGGCTCCCCTTCTCTCGGGCCGCATCGACGAGGACCGGCTGCGCAGGATGCTCGACACGCTCATCCCGCCGGCGACCGTCGACGAGTGGTTCCTCTGCGGACCGTTCGAGCTCGTCCAGTTGTGCCGGGATGTGCTCGAGACGTACGGGGTGGAGCGGGAGCGCATCCACTTCGAGCTGTTCACGACCGGCGACCCGGTCGAGCCGCGCGGCGACGCCGGCCGTCCGGTGGTCGTGCACGACGGCGAGCGCACGGCCGAGATCGAGTTCACGCTCGACGGGCTCAGCTCGACGGTCACGACACCGGTGGATGCGAACGAGTCGGTGCTGAACGCCGCCCTGCGGGTGCGCCCCGACGTGCCCTTCGCGTGCACCGGCGGTGTCTGCGGGACCTGCCGTGCGCGCCTGGTCAGCGGCGACGTCCGGATGACGGAGAACTACGCGCTGGAGCCCGAAGAGCTCGAGCGCGGTTACGTGCTGACCTGCCAGTCCCATCCCCTCACCGACCGCGTCGTGGTCGACTACGACGTCTGA
- the paaD gene encoding 1,2-phenylacetyl-CoA epoxidase subunit PaaD encodes MVTHHADAARAWSAVAAVVDPEVPVLSIDDLGVLREVTVSDTGVEVVITPTYSGCPAMDAIREDVVRALAAEGFGDVRVRLVLSPAWTTDWISAKGRSALKEYGIAPPSAAGPVRLSMSVKCPHCDSLDTREVAHFGSTSCKALFVCRSCGEPFDHFKAL; translated from the coding sequence GTGGTGACGCATCACGCGGACGCCGCGCGGGCGTGGTCGGCGGTCGCAGCCGTGGTGGACCCTGAGGTGCCGGTGCTCAGCATCGACGACCTGGGTGTGCTGCGCGAGGTGACCGTCTCGGACACCGGCGTGGAGGTCGTCATCACGCCGACGTACTCGGGATGTCCGGCGATGGATGCGATCCGCGAGGATGTCGTGCGCGCCCTGGCCGCGGAGGGGTTCGGCGACGTGCGGGTCCGGCTCGTGCTGTCGCCCGCGTGGACCACCGACTGGATCAGCGCGAAAGGCCGCAGCGCGCTGAAGGAGTACGGCATCGCTCCCCCGTCGGCGGCGGGCCCGGTCCGTTTGAGCATGTCGGTCAAGTGCCCGCACTGCGACTCGCTCGATACGCGCGAGGTGGCGCACTTCGGGTCGACGTCCTGCAAGGCGCTGTTCGTCTGCCGGTCGTGCGGCGAGCCGTTCGACCACTTCAAGGCGCTGTGA
- the paaC gene encoding 1,2-phenylacetyl-CoA epoxidase subunit PaaC — translation MTDTDHGLADADADTDHGHVELSAVVLSEEFVSTDAPASPEVAEYAMWLGDDALILAQRLGGWITRAPELEEDVAVANIALDLLGHARSLLRYAGSATGRTEDDLAYWRDETGFRSAHLFEQPNGDFAHTIVRQFAAAHYLHPLYERLRASTDPVLAGVAAKAVKEVDYHRDHADQWMLRLALGTDESRRRTLRAMEDVWPYVDELFSDDAAGDDDLFAALDGVAVRPSSLREPFEAEVAPVLAEAQLEPPTAFHAAGGGRLGRHSEYLAPLLAELQVLARQHPGGSW, via the coding sequence GTGACCGACACCGACCACGGCCTCGCAGACGCCGACGCCGACACCGACCACGGGCACGTCGAACTCAGCGCCGTCGTCCTCTCCGAGGAGTTCGTCTCCACCGACGCCCCTGCCTCGCCCGAGGTCGCCGAGTACGCGATGTGGCTGGGCGACGACGCGCTCATCCTGGCGCAGCGCCTGGGCGGCTGGATCACCCGCGCGCCGGAACTGGAGGAGGATGTCGCCGTCGCGAACATCGCCCTCGACCTGCTCGGCCACGCCCGCTCGCTGCTGCGCTACGCCGGCTCGGCGACGGGACGAACCGAGGACGACCTGGCCTACTGGCGCGACGAGACCGGGTTCCGCTCTGCGCACCTGTTCGAGCAGCCGAACGGCGACTTCGCGCACACGATCGTCCGCCAGTTCGCCGCCGCGCACTATCTGCACCCGCTGTACGAGCGGCTGCGCGCATCCACCGATCCGGTGCTCGCCGGCGTCGCCGCCAAGGCGGTGAAGGAGGTCGACTACCACCGCGACCACGCGGACCAGTGGATGCTGCGCCTCGCGCTGGGGACGGACGAGTCGCGCCGCCGCACCCTGCGCGCGATGGAGGACGTCTGGCCGTACGTCGACGAGCTGTTCTCGGACGACGCGGCCGGAGACGACGACCTGTTCGCCGCGCTCGACGGCGTCGCCGTGCGGCCGTCGTCGCTGCGGGAGCCGTTCGAGGCGGAGGTCGCCCCCGTGCTCGCGGAGGCGCAGCTGGAGCCGCCGACCGCCTTCCACGCGGCCGGCGGTGGCCGCCTGGGCCGCCACTCCGAGTATCTCGCGCCGCTGCTCGCCGAACTGCAAGTGCTCGCCCGCCAGCATCCGGGGGGGTCGTGGTGA
- the paaB gene encoding 1,2-phenylacetyl-CoA epoxidase subunit PaaB gives MTAEAWPLWEVFVRASRGLSHVHVGSLHAPDEELAVRNARDLYTRRGEGVSIWVVRSDLITASDPDAKDAFFTAPEGKNFRHATYYTAAEGVKHL, from the coding sequence ATGACCGCCGAGGCGTGGCCGCTGTGGGAGGTCTTCGTCCGGGCCTCGCGCGGCCTCAGCCACGTGCATGTCGGCTCACTGCACGCCCCCGACGAGGAGCTCGCGGTGCGGAACGCCCGCGACCTGTACACCCGGCGGGGTGAGGGCGTCTCGATCTGGGTGGTGCGCTCCGACCTGATCACGGCGAGCGACCCGGATGCGAAGGACGCCTTCTTCACCGCGCCGGAGGGCAAGAACTTCCGCCACGCCACCTACTACACCGCCGCCGAGGGGGTGAAGCATCTGTGA
- the paaA gene encoding 1,2-phenylacetyl-CoA epoxidase subunit PaaA, with the protein MTTTTEAPTDTDGRARFDELIASDSRVEPRDWMPDDYRRTLIRQMSQHAHSEIIGMQPEANWITRAPSLKRKAILMAKVQDEAGHGLYLYSATETLGITRDELTEQLLSGRAKYSSIFNYPTLSWADIGAIGWLVDGAAICNQVPLCRCSYAPYGRAMVRICKEESFHQRQGFEILLTLMRGTPEQQRMAQDAVNRWYWPSLMMFGPPDGDSPNSARSMAWKIKRFSNDDLRQRFVAMLVPQAEALGVTLPDPELRWNEERQAYDLGPIDWSELQEVIAGRGVCNAQRLQRRREAHEDGRWVREAAAAYAEKQRSARETAEAVA; encoded by the coding sequence ATGACCACCACCACAGAGGCGCCAACCGACACCGACGGCCGGGCACGCTTCGACGAGCTGATCGCCTCCGACTCCCGCGTGGAGCCGCGCGACTGGATGCCCGACGACTACCGCCGCACGCTCATCCGGCAGATGTCGCAGCACGCCCACTCCGAGATCATCGGGATGCAGCCGGAGGCCAACTGGATCACGCGCGCTCCGAGCCTGAAGCGCAAGGCGATCCTCATGGCCAAGGTGCAGGACGAAGCCGGCCACGGGCTCTACCTCTACTCCGCGACCGAGACCCTCGGCATCACGCGCGACGAACTCACCGAGCAGCTGCTCTCCGGCCGCGCCAAGTACTCCTCGATCTTCAACTACCCGACGCTCAGCTGGGCCGACATCGGTGCGATCGGCTGGCTGGTCGACGGCGCCGCGATCTGCAACCAGGTGCCGCTCTGCCGCTGCTCCTACGCGCCGTACGGCCGAGCGATGGTCCGCATCTGCAAAGAGGAGTCCTTCCACCAGCGGCAGGGCTTCGAGATCCTGCTGACGCTCATGCGCGGCACCCCCGAGCAGCAGCGGATGGCTCAGGATGCGGTGAACCGGTGGTACTGGCCGTCGCTGATGATGTTCGGGCCACCCGACGGCGATTCCCCCAACTCGGCCCGCTCGATGGCGTGGAAGATCAAGCGCTTTTCGAATGACGACCTGCGTCAGCGCTTCGTCGCGATGCTCGTCCCGCAGGCGGAGGCGCTCGGCGTCACGCTGCCCGACCCGGAGCTCCGCTGGAACGAGGAGCGCCAGGCGTATGACCTCGGCCCCATCGACTGGAGCGAGCTCCAGGAGGTCATCGCCGGCCGCGGCGTCTGCAATGCGCAGCGTCTGCAGCGTCGGCGCGAGGCGCACGAGGACGGCCGCTGGGTGCGGGAGGCGGCGGCCGCGTACGCCGAGAAGCAGCGTTCGGCCCGCGAGACCGCGGAGGCCGTCGCATGA
- a CDS encoding TetR/AcrR family transcriptional regulator: MTETLRSDALRRGRPGYDQRGILEVAVAAFNEHGYDATSIGMLADRLGLSKSAIYHHVSSKDELLALALDEALDGLEGVLRAPEATTGPAADRLAYVLRGAVRVLADRLPYVTLLLRVRGNTEVERAALARRRAFDHAVAELVAEARAEGSLRTDADPAVVARLLFGMINSLTEWYTPAGPLTPDDLADTILALALR, from the coding sequence GTGACCGAGACGCTCCGCTCCGACGCCCTGCGCCGAGGGCGGCCCGGCTACGACCAGCGGGGCATCCTCGAGGTCGCGGTCGCCGCGTTCAACGAGCACGGCTACGACGCGACCTCCATCGGGATGCTGGCCGACCGCCTCGGACTGTCGAAGTCGGCGATCTACCATCACGTCTCATCCAAGGACGAGCTACTCGCCCTCGCGCTCGACGAAGCCCTCGACGGGCTGGAGGGCGTGCTGCGGGCACCCGAGGCGACGACGGGGCCGGCGGCCGACCGGCTCGCCTACGTGCTGCGTGGCGCGGTGCGGGTGCTCGCCGACCGGCTGCCGTACGTGACGCTGCTGCTGCGGGTGCGCGGCAACACCGAGGTGGAGCGGGCGGCGCTGGCCCGTCGCCGCGCGTTCGACCACGCGGTCGCCGAACTGGTGGCCGAGGCGCGGGCCGAGGGCTCCTTGCGCACCGACGCGGATCCCGCGGTCGTCGCGCGTCTCCTCTTCGGCATGATCAACTCCCTCACCGAGTGGTACACCCCCGCGGGCCCGCTGACCCCCGACGACCTCGCCGACACCATCCTCGCGCTCGCCCTCCGCTGA